One Dromiciops gliroides isolate mDroGli1 chromosome 3, mDroGli1.pri, whole genome shotgun sequence DNA segment encodes these proteins:
- the LOC122750282 gene encoding 60S ribosomal protein L15-like: MEEEAARRHMVPAARALLAVLPAVSPAPGYKANQGHGIYCICVRRGGRKCLVPKGATYGKPVHHGVNQLKFARSLQSVAEERAGRHCGALRVLDSYWVGEDSTYIFFEFILTDPFHKALRRNPDTQWIAKPVHREMPGLTSAGRKSRGFGKGRKFHHTIGGSRRAAWRRRNTL; encoded by the coding sequence ATGGAGGAAGAAGCAGCCAGACGTCATATGGTTCCTGCTGCGCGTGCGCTGCTGGCAGTACTACCAGCTGTCAGCCCTGCACCGGGCTACAAGGCCAATCAAGGTCATGGCATCTACTGCATTTGTGTTCGTCGGGGTGGCCGAAAGTGCCTGGTACCCAAGGGTGCGACCTACGGTAAACCTGTGCATCACGGCGTCAATCAGCTGAAGTTTGCCCGCAGCCTGCAGTCCGTGGCCGAAGAGCGTGCTGGCCGCCACTGTGGGGCCCTGAGAGTCTTGGACTCCTACTGGGTGGGTGAAGATTCAACCTACATATTCTTTGAGTTTATTCTTACCGATCCATTCCATAAAGCTCTCAGACGAAACCCCGACACTCAGTGGATCGCCAAGCCAGTGCACAGAGAGATGCCGGGACTTACCTCAGCTGGCCGGAAGAGCCGGGGTTTTGGGAAAGGTCGCAAGTTCCACCATACCATTGGAGGGTCTCGTCGTGCTGCTTGGAGAAGGCGCAATACTCTCTAA